The following are encoded together in the Microtus pennsylvanicus isolate mMicPen1 chromosome 8, mMicPen1.hap1, whole genome shotgun sequence genome:
- the Kcna5 gene encoding potassium voltage-gated channel subfamily A member 5 has translation MEISLVPLENGSAMTLRGGGEAGASCAQTLRGECGFPPTAGLSNQSKEPSPRGRATPGDEDQGGRPLPSLPRKLPQPREPSANNEEEEGDPGLGTMEEDQAPQGAGSLHHQRVLINISGLRFETQLGTLAQFPNTLLGDPAKRLRYFDPLRNEYFFDRNRPSFDGILYYYQSGGRLRRPVNVSLDVFADEIRFYQLGDEAMERFREDEGFIKEEEKPLPRNEFQRQVWLIFEYPESSGSARAIAIVSVLVILISIITFCLETLPEFRDERELLRHPPVPPQPPVPAPGANGSGAGAPSSGPTVAPLLPRTLADPFFIVETTCVIWFTFELLVRFFACPSKAEFSRNIMNIIDIVAIFPYFITLGTELAEQQPGGSGQNGQQAMSLAILRVIRLVRVFRIFKLSRHSKGLQILGKTLQASMRELGLLIFFLFIGVILFSSAVYFAEADNQGSHFSSIPDAFWWAVVTMTTVGYGDMRPITVGGKIVGSLCAIAGVLTIALPVPVIVSNFNYFYHRETDHEEQAALKEEQGNQRRESGLDTGGQRKVSSSKASFCKTGGSLENSDSIRRGSCPLEKCHLKAKSNVDLRRSLYALCLDTSRETDL, from the coding sequence ATGGAGATCTCCCTGGTGCCTCTGGAGAACGGCAGTGCCATGACActcagaggaggaggggaggcaggggcaagctGTGCGCAGACCCTCAGGGGAGAGTGTGGGTTCCCTCCGACGGCTGGGCTCAGTAATCAGTCCAAAGAACCTTCACCGAGGGGGCGCGCCACGCCAGGGGATGAGGACCAAGGGGGGAGGCCTTTGCCCTCTCTGCCTCGGAAGCTGCCACAGCCTAGAGAGCCATCTGCCAAtaatgaggaggaagaaggcgACCCTGGCCTGGGCACAATGGAGGAGGACCAGGCTCCACAGGGCGCAGGGTCGCTCCATCACCAGCGTGTCCTTATAAACATCTCAGGGCTGCGCTTCGAGACGCAGCTGGGCACCCTGGCACAGTTTCCCAATACCCTCCTGGGGGACCCAGCTAAGCGCCTGCGCTACTTCGACCCCCTGAGAAATGAGTACTTCTTCGATCGCAACCGGCCCAGCTTCGATGGCATCCTTTATTACTACCAGTCAGGGGGTCGCCTGCGCAGGCCGGTCAACGTCTCGCTGGATGTGTTTGCAGATGAGATCCGTTTCTACCAGCTGGGGGACGAGGCCATGGAGCGCTTTCGGGAGGATGAGGGCTTCATCAAGGAAGAGGAGAAGCCCCTTCCTCGCAACGAGTTCCAGCGCCAGGTGTGGCTAATCTTCGAATACCCAGAAAGCTCCGGGTCCGCAAGAGCCATCGCCATCGTGTCGGTCTTGGTCATCCTTATCTCTATCATCACCTTCTGCTTGGAGACTCTGCCTGAGTTCAGGGATGAACGGGAGCTGCTCCGCCACCCGCCAGTGCCGCCCCAGCCCCCAGTCCCCGCCCCAGGGGCCAATGGCAGCGGGGCCGGCGCCCCTTCCTCTGGCCCCACAGTGGCACCACTCCTGCCTAGGACCTTGGCTGACCCATTCTTCATTGTGGAGACTACATGTGTGATCTGGTTTACTTTTGAGTTGCTTGTACGCTTCTTTGCCTGTCCTAGCAAGGCAGAGTTCTCTAGGAATATCATGAACATCATTGATATTGTGGCCATCTTCCCCTACTTTATCACCCTGGGCACCGAGCTGGCAGAGCAACAGCCAGGAGGCAGTGGTCAGAACGGGCAGCAGGCCATGTCCCTAGCCATCCTCAGGGTGATCCGCCTGGTCCGGGTGTTCCGCATCTTCAAGCTCTCCCGGCATTCCAAGGGGCTGCAGATCCTGGGTAAGACTTTGCAGGCGTCCATGAGAGAGCTGGGgctgctcatcttcttcctcttcatcggAGTCATCCTCTTCTCCAGCGCCGTCTACTTCGCAGAGGCGGACAACCAGGGGTCCCATTTCTCCAGTATCCCAGATGCCTTCTGGTGGGCAGTAGTCACCATGACCACTGTAGGCTACGGGGACATGAGGCCCATCACGGTGGGAGGCAAGATTGTGGGTTCACTATGCGCCATCGCTGGGGTCCTCACCATTGCCCTGCCTGTACCTGTCATTGTCTCCAATTTTAATTACTTCTATCATCGGGAGACTGACCACGAGGAGCAGGCTGCCCTGAAGGAGGAGCAAGGCAACCAGAGGCGTGAGTCTGGGCTGGACACAGGGGGTCAGCGGAAGGTCAGCAGCAGCAAGGCCTCCTTCTGCAAGACTGGGGGTTCCCTGGAGAATTCTGACAGTATCAGAAGGGGCAGCTGCCCCCTGGAAAAGTGTCACCTCAAGGCCAAGAGTAACGTGGACTTGCGAAGGTCCCTATATGCCCTCTGTCTGGACACTAGCCGGGAAACAGATTTATAA